Proteins found in one Paraburkholderia caballeronis genomic segment:
- a CDS encoding YchJ family protein, with amino-acid sequence MNAEFARASRPTDCPCGGAAPNRASGAKPPRYADCCGRFIDGGDGGDAPATALELMRSRYTAYVLGDTGYLRATWAAHTCPADLDADPAAPGAPRWLGLAIRRHDVLDATHAEVEFVARYKTGGRAFRLHESSRFTRGDDGRWRYVDGDIHEN; translated from the coding sequence ATGAACGCTGAATTCGCGCGCGCGTCGCGCCCGACCGATTGCCCGTGCGGCGGCGCCGCGCCGAACCGCGCGTCCGGCGCGAAGCCGCCGCGTTATGCGGACTGTTGCGGCCGCTTCATCGACGGCGGTGATGGCGGCGATGCGCCCGCGACCGCGCTCGAACTGATGCGCTCGCGCTACACCGCGTACGTGCTCGGCGACACCGGGTATCTGCGCGCGACGTGGGCGGCCCACACGTGTCCGGCGGACCTCGACGCCGATCCGGCCGCGCCCGGCGCGCCGCGCTGGCTCGGGCTCGCGATCCGCCGCCACGACGTGCTCGACGCAACCCATGCGGAAGTCGAGTTCGTCGCGCGCTACAAGACCGGCGGCCGCGCGTTCCGGTTGCACGAGTCGAGCCGCTTCACGCGTGGAGACGATGGCCGCTGGCGCTACGTGGACGGCGACATCCACGAGAACTGA
- the bioF gene encoding 8-amino-7-oxononanoate synthase codes for MQLLDMLEEGLRDIDARGLRRRRRTIDTPCDAHMRVDGRDTIGFASNDYLGLASHPRLVAALAEGAQRYGAGSGGSHLLGGHSRAHAQLEDDLAEFAGGFVDAPRALYFSTGYMANLAVLTALAGRGTTLFSDALNHASLIDGARLSRADIQVYPHADVDALSAMLDASDSAVKLIVSDTVFSMDGDVAPLARLVELAERHGAWLVVDDAHGFGVLGPEGRGALAQAALRSPNLVLVGTLGKAAGVSGAFVAAHATVVEWLVQRARPYIFTTASSPAVAHAVSASVKLIAGDEGDARRAHLQTLIGRTRTMLKETCWLPVDSHTAVQPLVIGANDATLAIAAALERDGLWVPAIRPPTVPEGTSRLRISLSAAHSHADLDRLHAALQRASADAQREGAR; via the coding sequence ATGCAACTGCTCGACATGCTGGAAGAAGGCCTGCGCGACATCGACGCGCGCGGGCTGCGCCGCCGCCGCCGCACCATCGACACGCCATGCGACGCGCACATGCGGGTGGACGGCCGTGACACGATCGGCTTCGCGAGCAACGACTACCTCGGGCTCGCGTCGCATCCGCGCCTCGTCGCGGCGCTCGCGGAAGGCGCACAGCGTTATGGCGCGGGCAGCGGTGGGTCGCATCTGCTCGGCGGCCACTCGCGCGCGCACGCGCAACTCGAAGACGATCTCGCGGAGTTCGCGGGCGGTTTCGTCGATGCGCCGCGCGCGCTGTATTTCAGCACCGGCTACATGGCGAATCTCGCGGTGCTGACCGCGCTCGCCGGACGCGGCACGACGCTGTTCTCCGACGCGCTGAACCACGCGTCGCTGATCGACGGCGCGCGGCTGTCGCGCGCGGACATCCAGGTTTATCCGCACGCGGACGTCGACGCGCTGTCCGCGATGCTCGACGCGTCCGATTCGGCGGTGAAGCTGATCGTCAGCGACACCGTGTTCAGCATGGACGGCGACGTCGCGCCGCTCGCGCGCCTCGTTGAACTCGCGGAGCGGCACGGCGCGTGGCTCGTCGTCGACGACGCGCACGGCTTCGGCGTGCTCGGCCCAGAGGGGCGCGGCGCGCTTGCGCAGGCCGCGCTGCGCTCGCCGAACCTCGTGCTGGTCGGCACGCTCGGCAAGGCGGCCGGCGTGTCGGGCGCGTTCGTCGCCGCGCATGCGACCGTCGTCGAATGGCTCGTGCAGCGCGCGCGGCCGTATATCTTCACGACCGCGTCGTCGCCGGCGGTCGCGCATGCGGTGTCCGCGAGCGTGAAGCTGATCGCGGGCGACGAGGGCGACGCGCGACGCGCGCATCTGCAAACGCTGATCGGGCGCACGCGCACGATGCTGAAGGAGACCTGCTGGCTGCCGGTCGATTCGCACACGGCGGTGCAGCCGCTCGTGATCGGCGCCAACGACGCGACGCTCGCGATCGCCGCCGCGCTGGAGCGCGACGGCCTGTGGGTGCCGGCGATCCGTCCGCCGACGGTGCCGGAAGGCACGTCGCGGCTGCGCATCTCGCTGTCGGCTGCGCACTCGCACGCGGACCTCGACCGCCTGCACGCCGCGTTGCAGCGCGCGAGCGCCGACGCGCAACGCGAGGGCGCACGATGA
- a CDS encoding dienelactone hydrolase family protein, with protein sequence MAFRKLLSGWMTAGAICLLPAAHAAAASADSQQQASGAGPAAQRAAVSVADQSGPLGSARVPRLALDDAWLPTVRADMNEQIIRIPVDASGDVTLETTVYRPNGPGPFPMVVFNHGKMPGDPRNQERSDPMSFAREFVRHGYVVVAPNRRGFAESGGSYEQDGCDVTRNGLGQALDVAATVDYMSKQPYVDAQHIAVAGTSHGGLATMAYGTEAAHGVRALINFSGGLRQDACDGWQDNLSAAFGAYGEKGRVPSLWLYGDNDSVWSAALITRLFAAYRDAQPAQASSVPAKLVDFGSYKNDAHRLVGDRDGVQIWWPLVESFLAHEGMPTAVQYRVADPAAPRATDFASIDSVTAVPYLDQAGRDGYRNFLKQYPTRAFAVSDSGAWSWAEGGDNPMAVAISNCEKRSDDPCRLYAVNDKVVWNDQTATAQNGNSGNNDGGDDVRHSLASR encoded by the coding sequence ATGGCGTTCAGGAAGCTTCTTTCCGGATGGATGACGGCAGGTGCGATCTGCCTGCTGCCGGCCGCGCACGCGGCCGCGGCCTCAGCCGATTCGCAGCAGCAGGCTTCCGGCGCCGGCCCGGCGGCGCAGCGCGCAGCCGTTTCCGTCGCCGATCAGAGCGGCCCGCTCGGCAGCGCGCGGGTGCCGCGTCTCGCGCTCGACGACGCATGGTTGCCGACCGTCCGCGCGGACATGAACGAGCAGATCATCCGCATCCCGGTCGACGCGTCCGGCGACGTGACGCTCGAAACCACCGTCTATCGCCCGAACGGCCCGGGGCCGTTCCCGATGGTCGTGTTCAACCACGGCAAGATGCCCGGCGATCCGCGCAACCAGGAGCGCAGCGATCCGATGTCGTTCGCGCGCGAGTTCGTGCGTCACGGCTACGTGGTCGTCGCGCCGAACCGCCGCGGGTTCGCGGAGTCGGGCGGCAGCTACGAGCAGGACGGCTGCGACGTGACGCGCAACGGACTCGGCCAGGCGCTCGACGTCGCGGCGACCGTCGATTACATGTCGAAGCAGCCGTACGTGGACGCGCAGCACATCGCGGTCGCGGGCACGTCGCACGGCGGCCTCGCGACGATGGCCTACGGCACCGAAGCCGCGCACGGCGTGCGCGCGCTGATCAACTTCTCCGGCGGTCTGCGTCAGGACGCGTGCGACGGCTGGCAGGACAACCTGTCCGCCGCGTTCGGCGCGTATGGCGAGAAGGGCCGCGTGCCGTCGCTGTGGCTCTACGGCGACAACGATTCGGTGTGGTCGGCGGCGCTGATTACGCGGTTGTTCGCCGCGTATCGCGACGCGCAGCCCGCGCAGGCGTCGAGCGTCCCCGCGAAGCTCGTCGATTTCGGCTCGTACAAGAACGACGCGCACCGGCTCGTCGGCGATCGCGACGGCGTGCAGATCTGGTGGCCGCTCGTCGAGTCGTTCCTCGCGCACGAGGGCATGCCGACCGCCGTTCAATATCGCGTCGCGGATCCGGCCGCGCCGCGCGCGACCGACTTCGCGTCGATCGACTCGGTCACCGCGGTTCCCTATCTGGACCAGGCTGGCCGCGACGGTTATCGCAACTTCCTGAAGCAGTACCCGACCCGCGCGTTCGCGGTGTCCGATTCGGGCGCGTGGTCGTGGGCCGAAGGCGGCGACAACCCGATGGCGGTCGCGATCTCGAACTGCGAGAAGCGCAGCGACGATCCGTGCCGGCTGTACGCGGTCAACGACAAGGTGGTCTGGAACGACCAGACGGCCACCGCGCAGAACGGCAACAGCGGCAACAACGACGGCGGCGACGACGTTCGGCATTCGCTCGCGAGCCGGTAG
- the bioA gene encoding adenosylmethionine--8-amino-7-oxononanoate transaminase translates to MNIVSNPSATEDWIARSLRAVWHPCTQMKHHERLPLVAVARGDGPWLYDRDGRRYLDAISSWWVNLFGHANPSINAALKTQLDTLEHVMLAGCTHEPAVELAERLSALTGHTLGHAFFASDGASAVEIALKMSFHSWRNRGEAGKREFVCVANSYHGETIGALGVTDVALFKDAYDPLLHHAHVVASPDARLAQAGERAADVARRALADVEKLFDARGAQIAALIVEPLVQCAAGMAMHDPSYLAGLRALCDRYRVHLIADEIAVGCGRTGTFFACEQADIWPDLLCLSKGISGGYLPLSIVLSRDAIFDAFYDDDTARGFLHSHSYTGNPLACRAALATLDLFERDDVLAQNARKSAQLRDALAPLAAHPRVSNLRERGTIVAFDAVIDDALQARTFSRRFFENALQRELLLRPIGTTVYLMPPYILDADTQTLLAERTLETFEATLAEDR, encoded by the coding sequence TTGAACATCGTCTCGAACCCATCGGCCACCGAAGACTGGATCGCCCGCAGCCTGCGCGCGGTGTGGCATCCGTGCACGCAGATGAAGCATCACGAGCGCCTGCCGCTCGTCGCCGTCGCGCGCGGCGACGGCCCGTGGCTGTACGACCGCGACGGACGGCGTTATCTGGACGCGATCAGTTCGTGGTGGGTGAACCTGTTCGGCCACGCGAACCCGTCGATCAACGCCGCGCTGAAAACCCAGCTCGATACGCTCGAACACGTGATGCTCGCCGGCTGCACGCACGAGCCCGCCGTCGAACTGGCCGAACGGCTGTCCGCGCTGACCGGCCACACGCTCGGCCATGCGTTCTTCGCGTCGGACGGCGCGTCGGCGGTCGAGATCGCGCTGAAGATGAGCTTCCATTCATGGCGCAATCGCGGCGAGGCCGGCAAGCGCGAGTTCGTCTGCGTCGCGAACAGCTATCACGGCGAGACGATCGGCGCGCTCGGCGTGACCGACGTCGCGCTGTTCAAGGATGCGTACGACCCGCTGCTGCATCACGCGCACGTGGTCGCGTCGCCGGACGCGCGGCTCGCGCAGGCAGGCGAGCGCGCGGCGGACGTCGCGCGCCGCGCGCTCGCGGACGTCGAGAAGCTGTTCGACGCGCGCGGCGCGCAGATCGCCGCGCTGATCGTCGAGCCGCTCGTGCAGTGCGCGGCTGGCATGGCGATGCACGATCCGTCGTATCTCGCGGGGCTGCGCGCGTTGTGCGACCGTTATCGCGTGCATCTGATCGCGGACGAGATCGCGGTCGGCTGCGGCCGCACCGGCACGTTCTTCGCGTGCGAGCAGGCGGATATCTGGCCGGACCTGCTGTGTCTGTCGAAGGGCATCAGCGGCGGATATCTGCCGCTGTCGATCGTGCTGTCGCGCGACGCGATCTTCGACGCGTTCTACGACGACGACACCGCGCGCGGTTTCCTGCATTCGCATTCGTACACCGGCAATCCGCTCGCGTGCCGCGCGGCGCTCGCGACGCTCGACCTGTTCGAGCGCGACGACGTGCTCGCGCAGAACGCGCGCAAGTCCGCGCAACTGCGCGACGCGCTCGCGCCGCTCGCCGCGCACCCGCGCGTGAGCAACCTGCGCGAGCGCGGCACGATCGTCGCGTTCGATGCGGTGATCGACGACGCGTTGCAAGCGCGCACGTTCTCGCGCCGCTTCTTCGAGAACGCGCTACAGCGCGAACTGCTGCTGCGGCCGATCGGCACGACCGTCTACCTGATGCCGCCGTACATACTCGATGCGGATACGCAGACGCTGCTGGCCGAACGCACGCTCGAAACGTTCGAAGCGACCCTGGCGGAGGACCGGTGA
- the cytX gene encoding putative hydroxymethylpyrimidine transporter CytX has product MTQESLASDAGPTYAPLVPVPDARREFRTGDAFALWFSLGIGLLVAQAGALLVPGLALPHALIAIAIGSVIGVVLLALAGVIGTDTGLAAMSSLRPTLGVRGASVPAVINAVQLVGWGAFEIIVMRDSAEALAKQAFNLSMPLVWTLLFGLLATLLAISGPLSFVRRFLRTWGIWLLLAGAVWLTWSLLAQHDLGALMRRPGTGEMPFGSAIDLVVAMPLSWLPLIADYTRFGRRAGETFRGTLLGYGIANLWFYALGAVYGLAAGGGDALLTTALAKAGGGLALLLVLIDEIDNAFADIHSAAVSTGTFWTRGSVPWLSAAFGALCTLIAIVVPMARYENFLLLIGSVFAPLFGVVLADHFIVRRRRIDAAALADLRGTYGFSGGWHVGAFFAWALGIAAYHMLNQWLPNVGATLPALVVGGVCYLLIAGRRRAAYA; this is encoded by the coding sequence ATGACTCAGGAATCGCTCGCCAGCGACGCTGGCCCCACCTACGCGCCGCTCGTGCCGGTGCCCGACGCGCGCCGCGAGTTCCGCACCGGCGACGCGTTCGCGCTGTGGTTCTCGCTCGGCATCGGGCTGCTCGTCGCGCAGGCGGGCGCGCTGCTGGTGCCGGGCCTCGCGCTGCCGCACGCGCTCATCGCGATCGCGATCGGCAGCGTGATCGGCGTCGTGCTGCTCGCGCTCGCGGGCGTGATCGGCACCGACACCGGCCTCGCCGCGATGTCGTCGCTGCGGCCGACGCTCGGCGTGCGCGGCGCGTCGGTGCCGGCGGTCATCAACGCGGTGCAACTGGTCGGCTGGGGCGCGTTCGAGATCATCGTGATGCGCGACTCCGCCGAAGCGCTCGCGAAACAGGCGTTCAATCTGTCGATGCCGCTCGTGTGGACGCTGCTGTTCGGGCTGCTGGCGACGCTGCTCGCGATCAGCGGGCCGCTGTCGTTCGTGCGGCGTTTCCTGCGTACGTGGGGGATCTGGCTGCTGCTCGCGGGCGCGGTGTGGCTCACGTGGAGCCTGCTCGCGCAGCACGATCTCGGCGCGCTGATGCGCCGGCCCGGCACCGGCGAGATGCCGTTCGGCAGCGCAATCGACCTCGTGGTCGCGATGCCGCTGTCGTGGCTGCCGCTGATCGCCGACTACACGCGCTTCGGCCGCCGCGCGGGCGAGACGTTTCGCGGCACGCTGCTCGGCTACGGGATCGCGAACCTGTGGTTCTATGCGCTCGGCGCGGTGTACGGCCTCGCGGCCGGCGGCGGCGACGCGCTGCTGACGACCGCGCTCGCGAAGGCCGGCGGCGGCCTCGCGCTGCTGCTCGTGCTGATCGACGAAATCGACAACGCGTTCGCGGACATCCACTCGGCCGCCGTCTCGACCGGCACGTTCTGGACGCGCGGCAGCGTGCCGTGGCTGTCGGCGGCGTTCGGCGCGCTGTGCACGCTGATCGCCATCGTCGTGCCGATGGCGCGCTACGAAAACTTCCTGCTGCTGATCGGCTCGGTGTTCGCGCCGCTGTTCGGCGTCGTGCTCGCGGATCACTTCATCGTGCGACGCCGCCGCATCGACGCGGCGGCGCTCGCGGACCTGCGCGGCACATATGGGTTCTCGGGCGGTTGGCACGTCGGCGCGTTCTTCGCGTGGGCGCTCGGGATCGCCGCGTATCACATGCTGAACCAGTGGCTGCCGAACGTCGGCGCGACGCTGCCGGCGCTGGTGGTCGGCGGTGTGTGTTATCTGCTGATCGCCGGGCGGCGGCGCGCGGCGTATGCCTGA
- the bioD gene encoding dethiobiotin synthase, which yields MSAPLSLFVTGTDTEIGKTFVSAALLRGFARAGLRAAGMKPIAAGAFERDGEWHNEDADQLDAAAGVLLPAAIRTPYLLKEPAAPHIAAALEHVTLDVAHIVACHRDALARADVVVVEGVGGFRVPLTATHDTADLAGALDLPVVLVVGMRLGCISHALLTAESIAARGLHIAGWVANRIDPAMTFADENVETLRERLAAHHDAPLVGIVPHLRGASADAAAAHLDIDLLLTRLRGGPAVRAA from the coding sequence ATGAGCGCGCCGCTTTCGCTGTTCGTCACCGGCACCGATACGGAGATCGGCAAGACGTTCGTCAGCGCGGCGCTGCTGCGCGGCTTCGCGCGCGCCGGGCTGCGCGCGGCCGGCATGAAGCCGATTGCGGCCGGCGCGTTCGAGCGCGACGGCGAGTGGCACAACGAGGACGCCGATCAACTGGACGCCGCCGCGGGCGTGTTACTGCCCGCCGCGATCCGCACGCCGTATCTGCTGAAGGAGCCGGCCGCGCCGCACATCGCGGCCGCGCTGGAGCACGTGACGCTCGACGTCGCGCACATCGTCGCGTGCCATCGCGATGCGCTCGCGCGCGCGGACGTTGTCGTCGTCGAAGGCGTCGGCGGCTTTCGCGTGCCGCTGACCGCGACGCACGACACCGCCGATCTCGCGGGCGCGCTCGATCTGCCGGTCGTGCTCGTCGTCGGGATGCGGCTCGGCTGCATCAGCCACGCGTTGCTGACCGCGGAATCGATCGCCGCGCGCGGGCTGCATATCGCGGGCTGGGTCGCGAACCGGATCGACCCGGCGATGACGTTCGCCGACGAGAACGTCGAAACGTTGCGCGAACGGCTCGCCGCGCATCACGACGCGCCGCTCGTCGGCATCGTGCCGCATCTGCGCGGCGCGAGCGCCGATGCGGCTGCCGCGCATCTGGACATCGACCTGCTGCTGACGCGCCTGCGCGGCGGCCCGGCGGTCCGGGCCGCGTAA
- the bioB gene encoding biotin synthase BioB produces the protein MTQAHIQPAAAAQTAPQTPAAAAPRWRVADVVALYDLPFNDLLFRAQQAHREHFDANAVQLSTLLSIKTGGCEEDCAYCPQSAHHDTGLDASKLMDVEDVLSAARVAKENGATRFCMGAAWRNPKDRHLEPIKDMIRGVKAMGLETCVTLGMLEPHQAQSLADAGLDYYNHNLDTSPEFYGQIISTRTYQDRLDTLERVRDAGINVCCGGIVGMGESRRERAGLIAQLANMDPYPESVPINNLVQVSGTPLEGTDALDPFEFVRTIAIARITMPRAMVRLSAGREQMDDALQALCFMAGANSIFYGDQLLTTGNPQAEADRRLLARLGIRAEAAQQLPAEAQQGGCGHCGG, from the coding sequence ATGACTCAAGCCCACATCCAGCCCGCCGCCGCGGCCCAGACCGCGCCGCAGACGCCGGCCGCCGCCGCGCCGCGCTGGCGCGTCGCCGACGTCGTCGCGCTGTACGACCTGCCGTTCAACGATCTGCTGTTCCGCGCGCAGCAGGCGCATCGCGAGCACTTCGACGCGAACGCGGTGCAGCTGTCGACGCTGCTGTCGATCAAGACCGGCGGCTGCGAGGAGGACTGCGCGTATTGCCCGCAGTCCGCGCATCACGACACGGGCCTCGACGCGAGCAAGCTGATGGACGTCGAGGACGTGCTGTCGGCCGCGCGCGTCGCGAAGGAGAACGGTGCGACGCGCTTCTGCATGGGCGCCGCGTGGCGCAACCCGAAGGACCGTCACCTGGAGCCGATCAAGGACATGATCCGCGGCGTGAAGGCGATGGGCCTCGAAACCTGCGTGACGCTCGGGATGCTCGAACCGCACCAGGCGCAGTCGCTCGCGGACGCGGGCCTCGACTACTACAACCACAACCTCGACACGTCGCCGGAGTTCTACGGCCAGATCATCTCGACGCGCACCTACCAGGACCGCCTCGACACGCTGGAGCGCGTGCGCGACGCGGGCATCAACGTGTGCTGCGGCGGGATCGTCGGGATGGGCGAGTCGCGCCGCGAGCGCGCGGGGCTGATCGCGCAGCTCGCGAACATGGACCCGTACCCGGAGTCGGTGCCGATCAACAACCTCGTGCAGGTGAGCGGCACGCCGCTCGAAGGCACGGACGCGCTCGATCCGTTCGAGTTCGTGCGCACCATCGCGATCGCGCGGATCACGATGCCGCGCGCGATGGTGCGGCTGTCGGCGGGCCGCGAGCAGATGGACGACGCGTTGCAGGCGCTGTGCTTCATGGCCGGCGCGAATTCGATCTTCTATGGCGATCAGTTGCTGACGACCGGCAATCCGCAGGCGGAGGCGGACCGCCGGCTGCTCGCGCGGCTCGGGATTCGCGCGGAAGCCGCGCAGCAGTTGCCGGCCGAGGCGCAGCAGGGCGGTTGCGGGCATTGCGGCGGGTGA
- a CDS encoding replication-associated recombination protein A, which yields MFEESQANVPLAERLRPRSIDEVIGQKHLLGPNKPLRVAFESGEAHSMILWGPPGVGKTTLARLMAAAFHAEFIALSAVLSGVKDIREAVETAQVHRAHGRQTLVFVDEVHRFNKSQQDAFLPHVESGLFVFVGATTENPSFEVNSALLSRAAVYVLKSLDDDEQRELLERASRELGGLTFTDDARAALIGSADGDGRKLLNNLEIVARAAARQKQTGIDAALLGSALAENLRRFDKGGDAFYDQISALHKSVRGSNPDGALYWFCRMLDGGADPRYLARRIVRMAWEDIGLADPRAARITLDAAETYERLGSPEGELALAQALIYLAVAPKSNAGYMAYNEARRFVSKDQSRAVPIHLRNAPTRLMKELGYGHEYRYAHDEPDAYAAGETYLPDGMRDPRWYAPTPRGLEGKIREKLARLAELDETWRDEHDESSGGKNRRG from the coding sequence ATGTTTGAAGAATCCCAAGCCAACGTCCCGCTCGCCGAGCGCCTGCGGCCGCGCTCGATCGACGAGGTGATCGGGCAGAAGCATCTGCTCGGCCCGAACAAGCCGCTGCGCGTCGCGTTCGAGTCCGGCGAGGCGCATTCGATGATCCTCTGGGGGCCGCCCGGCGTCGGCAAGACGACGCTCGCGCGGCTGATGGCCGCCGCGTTCCATGCGGAGTTCATCGCGCTGTCGGCGGTGCTGTCCGGCGTGAAGGACATCCGCGAGGCGGTCGAGACCGCGCAGGTGCATCGCGCCCACGGGCGGCAGACGCTCGTGTTCGTCGACGAAGTTCATCGCTTCAACAAGAGCCAGCAGGACGCCTTCCTGCCGCACGTCGAATCGGGCCTGTTCGTGTTCGTCGGCGCGACCACCGAGAATCCGTCGTTCGAGGTGAACAGCGCGTTGCTGTCGCGCGCGGCCGTGTACGTGCTGAAGAGCCTCGACGACGACGAGCAGCGCGAACTGCTGGAGCGCGCGAGCCGCGAACTCGGCGGCCTCACGTTCACCGACGATGCGCGCGCGGCGCTGATCGGCTCCGCCGACGGCGACGGCCGCAAGCTGCTGAACAACCTGGAGATCGTCGCGCGCGCGGCCGCGCGGCAGAAGCAGACCGGGATCGACGCGGCGCTGCTCGGCAGCGCGCTCGCGGAGAACCTGCGCCGCTTCGACAAGGGCGGCGATGCGTTCTACGACCAGATCAGCGCGCTGCACAAGTCGGTGCGCGGCAGCAATCCGGACGGCGCGCTGTACTGGTTCTGCCGGATGCTCGACGGCGGCGCGGACCCGCGTTATCTCGCGCGGCGCATCGTGCGGATGGCATGGGAGGACATCGGCCTCGCGGACCCGCGCGCGGCGCGCATCACCCTCGACGCGGCCGAGACGTACGAGCGCCTCGGCTCGCCGGAAGGGGAGCTGGCGCTCGCGCAGGCGCTGATCTATCTCGCGGTCGCGCCGAAGTCGAACGCCGGCTACATGGCATACAACGAGGCGCGGCGCTTCGTCAGCAAGGACCAGTCGCGCGCGGTGCCGATCCATCTGCGCAACGCGCCGACCAGGTTGATGAAGGAACTCGGCTACGGCCACGAGTACCGCTATGCGCACGACGAACCGGACGCGTATGCGGCCGGCGAGACCTATCTGCCCGACGGCATGCGCGATCCGCGGTGGTACGCGCCGACCCCGCGCGGGCTCGAAGGCAAGATCCGCGAGAAGCTCGCGCGGCTCGCGGAACTTGATGAAACGTGGCGCGACGAGCACGACGAAAGCAGCGGCGGCAAGAATCGCCGCGGCTGA
- the serS gene encoding serine--tRNA ligase: MLDIQLLRKDLDGVAKRLADRGYTLDVAAFSALEAERRAIQTRTEELQSRRNSLSKQIGAMKGRGEDTSAVMAEVGGIGDEMKTSAAKLDEIQTRLSDLMLGVPNLPHDSVPVGRDERDNVEVRRWGTPRAFDFEVKDHVDVGTPLGLDFETGAKLAGARFTMLRGQIARLHRALAQFMIDTHTQQHGYTEVYTPYIVNPEILYGTGQLPKFADDMFRVEKGGGENVVTQYLISTSEISLTNTVRESIVDGAALPVRLTAHSPCFRSEAGSYGRDTRGMIRQHQFDKVEMVQIVAPETSYDTLEQMVVHAETILQKLGLPYRVITLCTGDMGFSASKTYDLEVWLPAQNTYREISSCSNTEAFQARRMQARYRNAQGKTEHVHTLNGSGLAVGRTLVAVLENYQNADGTVTVPDALRPYMGGVARLEAAAG, from the coding sequence ATGCTCGACATCCAGCTGCTGCGCAAAGACCTCGACGGCGTCGCGAAGCGACTCGCCGACCGCGGCTACACCCTCGACGTGGCCGCGTTTTCCGCACTCGAAGCGGAACGCCGCGCGATCCAGACCCGCACCGAAGAACTGCAGTCGCGCCGCAACAGCCTGTCGAAGCAGATCGGCGCGATGAAGGGGCGGGGCGAGGACACGTCGGCGGTGATGGCGGAAGTCGGCGGCATCGGCGACGAGATGAAGACGTCGGCCGCGAAGCTCGACGAGATCCAGACGCGCCTGTCGGACCTGATGCTCGGCGTGCCGAACCTGCCGCACGACAGCGTGCCGGTCGGCCGCGACGAGCGCGACAACGTCGAGGTGCGCCGCTGGGGCACGCCGCGCGCGTTCGACTTCGAGGTGAAGGATCACGTCGACGTCGGCACGCCGCTCGGCCTCGACTTCGAGACCGGCGCGAAGCTCGCCGGCGCGCGCTTCACGATGCTGCGCGGGCAGATCGCGCGGCTGCACCGCGCGCTCGCGCAGTTCATGATCGACACGCACACGCAGCAGCACGGCTACACCGAGGTCTATACGCCGTACATCGTGAACCCGGAGATCCTGTACGGGACCGGCCAGCTGCCGAAGTTCGCGGACGACATGTTCCGCGTCGAGAAGGGCGGCGGCGAGAACGTCGTCACGCAGTACCTGATCTCGACGTCCGAGATTTCGCTGACGAATACCGTGCGCGAGAGCATCGTCGACGGCGCTGCGCTGCCGGTCCGGCTGACCGCGCATTCGCCGTGCTTCCGCTCGGAGGCGGGTTCGTATGGCCGCGACACGCGCGGGATGATCCGCCAGCACCAGTTCGACAAGGTCGAGATGGTGCAGATCGTGGCGCCGGAGACGTCGTACGACACGCTCGAACAGATGGTCGTGCACGCGGAGACCATCCTGCAGAAGCTGGGGCTGCCGTATCGCGTGATTACGCTGTGCACCGGCGACATGGGTTTTTCCGCGTCGAAGACGTACGACCTCGAAGTGTGGCTGCCCGCGCAGAACACATATCGCGAGATTTCGAGCTGCTCGAACACCGAGGCGTTCCAGGCGCGCCGGATGCAGGCGCGCTACCGCAACGCGCAGGGCAAGACGGAACACGTGCATACGCTGAACGGCTCGGGCCTCGCGGTTGGGCGCACGCTTGTCGCGGTGCTGGAGAACTATCAGAACGCGGACGGTACGGTGACGGTGCCTGATGCGCTGCGTCCGTACATGGGCGGCGTGGCGCGGCTGGAAGCGGCGGCCGGCTGA